Genomic segment of Saprospira sp. CCB-QB6:
TTGACAAACTTTACTCCTGTTACTAATATTAAAGGAGAGGTAAATCGTGAAGGTATCAGAAAAATGACCCCAAGAGAATGGGCTAGGTTACAAGGGTTCCCGGATAACTATATTATTCCAGTTTCAGATGCAGCAGCTTACAAGCAGTTTGGAAATTCTGTAGCCGTACCTGCAATAAAAGCTACTGCGGAAAAAATTGTAATGGAGCTAGAACCATTTTTTCAAAAAGACTAAGGGCGCAAGGGGATGAAGAAGGGAAATAAAGGAGAGTGGAGTGAAATCTATACTTTACTCAAGCTAATTTCAGATGGTGTTTTGCCTCAAGGAGATGCACATCTAGTAGCAACAGACTTTGAGTATATTGTTGAAGCTGTCTATCGAGCCGAAAAAGATGGTCTTAAAGAATATCGTCTTGACTCAGATCAAAAATCTGTTTTGCTTATTGATGGCGAGGAACAAGTTGAGATTCCTTTAGAAGAGTTTGAGGCTATAAAGACCGTTGTACTAGATGGTATTCGTCAGGCTCCAAAAGGAACATTTCTTATTGAAGAGGCTATCCCTTTTTTATCTACAATTCATTGTTTGAGTTTAAAGGCTAAATCGTCTTCAAAAAAAGATATTGAAGTGCTTATTTATGATTATAGGGTAGCACGTTCTTCGAAATTAGGGTTTAGCATTAAATCGCAGTTGGGGAATCCATCAACTTTACTTAATGCAAGTAAAGCAACAAATTTTCAGTTCTGTCTGTCTCAAGAAGTAAATACTGAGTCAATCAATAAGATTCGCACTTCTTCTAAGATAAAAAAGAGGATAGAAGCTATTTATGAAGAGGGAGGAAAGTTGTTGTTTGCTTCCATTCAGAATGAGACATTTGCGAATAACCTCTGTTTAATTGATAGTGCATTACCTCAAATTATAGCCGCTTTATTACTCATTTATTATAGAGGACGAGCTAAGAGCAGTAAGATTACAGATCTAGTAGCGCAGCTTAGAATAGAAAACCCATTGGGGTTTCCAGAGATAGAAGGGCAGCATTTTTACGAGTATAAGATCAAGCGATTTTTAACTGATGTTGCATTAGGGATGACACCTAATACGGTTTGGGATGGTCGTTTTGATGCTGGAGGAGGGTATATTGTTGTTCGTAATGATGGAGAACTGGTCTGTTATCATATCTATGATCGCAACCAGTTTGAAGATTATCTTTTTCATAATACGAAGTTAGATACGCCTAGTAGCAGTCGCAATGGTTTTGGCCTCATTTATAGAGAGGAGGATGAAGACTATTTTAACCTCAACATACAGATACGGTTTAGCAACTAACCCCAGACATAAAAGCCCCCAGCTTTGCATCTGCAAAACTGGGGGCTAGCTTTTGGGGCCAGACTTAGGCTAGAATAGGCCCGAAGGGCCGCAGGCCTAGCGATGCGGCGGGGTGGCCGTCAGGCCAGACCAAGGCGGCAAAGCCGCCGCAGGGCCGAGCGAGCAGCGAGCCCCAAAGCGTAGCGCCGCAAGGCGAAGCCGCAGCGGAGGCCCCAAAACAGCTTAATAACCAAATACCTGATCTACAGAGAGCTCTTTATAATCGCCCAAAGATTTGAGGTAATCGGTATCCATTCGGCTTTTATCGCCAAGGACCAAAACCGTGTATTTGCGGCCCTTGATCTTGCTTTCATGGAATTTATTGAAGGCGTCTACGCCTCCTTTGCCCTCTACATTGAGGCCAGAGAAGAACTCATAGCGGTCTTTGCGGAGGTCTTGAGTGTAGCCGCGCTTTTTGTTGCTGCGGTAGGTCCAATAAACATCAGAACCCGTAAGGCGGTCAGCTTCTAGCTTTTTGAGGATGGCCCCAATTGCATTGTTGAGCTGATCTTCTACTACAGGAACTTCCTCGATAATGCCTTTCATGGCGGGAATTGCCTGCTTGATCTTATCTGATTGAGTACCTACAAAGGCACGGAAATAATGCGCATCATCGGCACGAGCGGGCGAGCTGTTGAAGGCATAAGCAGAATAAGCCAAAGCGCGCTTTTCACGAATTTCTTGGAAAACAATAGAAGACAAGCCTGCACCAAAGTACTCATTGTAGAGCTGAGACATGTTGTTCTCTTCTAGATTGAAGCCTTCTGTACCCTTAGAAACCATCATGATTTCGGCTTGAGGCATGCCTGCAAAAGGAACAAAAATAACTTGGTCCTTTTCGGTGGCTAGCTCCTTAAAGTCGGGACGCTTGGGACAAGGAAGCAACTGATCGGCAATTTTGTGCTCCATTTCCAAAACCTTGGCAATATCTGCCTGCTCTTGGCTACCATAATAAAATACCGAATGCTCGTATTGGGTCAAGGTCTTGATTTTGTCCACCAATTGCTCGGCAGTCAAGGCATCCATTTCCTCAAAGCTCAAGATATCTCTAAAGGGCGATTTTTCGCCATAGCGAGCATAGTTAAACATGGCATTGTTGAGGATTTGACGCTTGTCTTTTTTCGCATCTAGACGATCCTTTTTGATTTGGGCCACTAGATTCTTAAGTGCTTCCTCATTGGGGTTGGCATGAGCCAAAATGTGCTCAAAGAGGGTTACCCCTTCTTGGAAAGAGCGATCGAGACCGCGGAGGGTCACATAGCTAACATCTCCACTGGTGTATACATCGAAGCTGAGGCCCAACTTGAAGAATTCTTGCTGCAGTTGTTCGGGGCTGTACTTATCTGTGCCCAAGAAGGGAAGATAACGAACGGCAATAGGCAAGATCTTATCATTCTGCGAGCCCATTTCAAGGATGTAGTAAAGGCTAAAGGTCTCGTTGGTCTTGTTCTGAACATAGTCAAAAGGAAGCTTGCCTTTGAGTTTGCTCTGTTGGATGGCTTCTTTGAAATCGACAAACTGAGGGCTGAGGTTTTGGCTAGGCATTTCCTCAAAAGCTTTGCGGAAAGTAGAAAGCGTATCTTTAGCGGGCTCTACGGCCGTAATGCTAGGCTTGTCTACCTTGGCAATATTGTCGTCTTTGCCTTCTCTTTTGAAGACCACGACGCCATTATCTTCGCCCATATAGGTTTTGGCAAAGTCCGTAATTTGCTGCTTGCTAAATTTGCGCATGCGAGCAAATTTATTACTTACGGTGGCCCAATCTTGATTGCTGATAAAGGCATCGAGCATTTGGCCAGCACGGCCACGGTTACTTTCCAATGACTTTTGGTAGCGATACTCCATATCATTGATTACTGCTTCGATCATCCAGTCTTCAAATTCGCCAGCTTTGAGCTTACGAACCTGCTCCAAGACCAACTCCTTAGCTTCTTCTAGGCTTTGGCCGGGTTTGGGGTAAGCATAAATGCCTAAGAAAGAATAATCGTTGGCGGTCCAGCAAAAGGCCATGCTATTGCCTCCTACGGCTTGCTTTTGCACCAAGTTAAGGTCAATTAAACCCGCTTTGCCATTCGACAAAATGCCCATGGCAATATCTGCGATTAGGGCTTCATCTGTACCTGCGCCAGGCGCCACCCAGCCCATATCAAGAACAGCGGCTTCTTGGCCAACTACTTCTTTGACGATCATTTCTTTGCGCTCGGGCAATGGCTTTTTCTCAAATTGGGGAACCTCTTTGCTCTCATAACCCCCAAAGTACTTTTCAATCAGTTCTACGGTTTGGTCGGGATCAAAGTCTCCAGCCAAAACGATGGCCATATTATTAGGCACATAGTAGGTGTTAAAGAACTCATGGATCTTAACCATAGAGGGACGCTTGAGGTGCTCACTGGTTCCAATGGTCGTTTGTGTTCCATAAGGGTGGTTGGGGAGTAGGCCCGACATAAAGGCCTGGAAAACCTTGCGGCCATCATTGCTCTGCCCAATATTAAACTCTTCATAAACGGCTTCTAGCTCGGTATGAAAGAGACGAAGAACCAATTCGCTAAAGCGCTCTGACTCTACTTTCATC
This window contains:
- a CDS encoding HpaII family restriction endonuclease, with translation MKKGNKGEWSEIYTLLKLISDGVLPQGDAHLVATDFEYIVEAVYRAEKDGLKEYRLDSDQKSVLLIDGEEQVEIPLEEFEAIKTVVLDGIRQAPKGTFLIEEAIPFLSTIHCLSLKAKSSSKKDIEVLIYDYRVARSSKLGFSIKSQLGNPSTLLNASKATNFQFCLSQEVNTESINKIRTSSKIKKRIEAIYEEGGKLLFASIQNETFANNLCLIDSALPQIIAALLLIYYRGRAKSSKITDLVAQLRIENPLGFPEIEGQHFYEYKIKRFLTDVALGMTPNTVWDGRFDAGGGYIVVRNDGELVCYHIYDRNQFEDYLFHNTKLDTPSSSRNGFGLIYREEDEDYFNLNIQIRFSN
- a CDS encoding M16 family metallopeptidase, whose amino-acid sequence is MSSKISIFSCLLSLCCLSWSCSPSEKKTEEKEEMTKYKYETVENDPLGTKIYTLKNGLKVYMSVNKDEPRIQTYIATRAGSKNDPADATGLAHYLEHMLFKGSSKIGALDWAKEKPMLDEISALYEEHFKADPEARKAIYKKIDSISFEAAKLVAANEYDKMISQLGAKGTNAYTSLDQTVYVNDIPSNELERWMKVESERFSELVLRLFHTELEAVYEEFNIGQSNDGRKVFQAFMSGLLPNHPYGTQTTIGTSEHLKRPSMVKIHEFFNTYYVPNNMAIVLAGDFDPDQTVELIEKYFGGYESKEVPQFEKKPLPERKEMIVKEVVGQEAAVLDMGWVAPGAGTDEALIADIAMGILSNGKAGLIDLNLVQKQAVGGNSMAFCWTANDYSFLGIYAYPKPGQSLEEAKELVLEQVRKLKAGEFEDWMIEAVINDMEYRYQKSLESNRGRAGQMLDAFISNQDWATVSNKFARMRKFSKQQITDFAKTYMGEDNGVVVFKREGKDDNIAKVDKPSITAVEPAKDTLSTFRKAFEEMPSQNLSPQFVDFKEAIQQSKLKGKLPFDYVQNKTNETFSLYYILEMGSQNDKILPIAVRYLPFLGTDKYSPEQLQQEFFKLGLSFDVYTSGDVSYVTLRGLDRSFQEGVTLFEHILAHANPNEEALKNLVAQIKKDRLDAKKDKRQILNNAMFNYARYGEKSPFRDILSFEEMDALTAEQLVDKIKTLTQYEHSVFYYGSQEQADIAKVLEMEHKIADQLLPCPKRPDFKELATEKDQVIFVPFAGMPQAEIMMVSKGTEGFNLEENNMSQLYNEYFGAGLSSIVFQEIREKRALAYSAYAFNSSPARADDAHYFRAFVGTQSDKIKQAIPAMKGIIEEVPVVEDQLNNAIGAILKKLEADRLTGSDVYWTYRSNKKRGYTQDLRKDRYEFFSGLNVEGKGGVDAFNKFHESKIKGRKYTVLVLGDKSRMDTDYLKSLGDYKELSVDQVFGY